The Alteromonas stellipolaris genome includes a region encoding these proteins:
- a CDS encoding wax ester/triacylglycerol synthase domain-containing protein yields MSKTLSFLDKSFWITESDDNPKHVGCLQLLEMPEGAKSPEYVPAIYNEIKGFAKGTSPFNCVVKTVLGYPVGLSPVKHLNMDYHVQLHHIDDVSNRQNLDDFVAQLHAARLDPDKPLWQYHFIFDTNSNTYAIYAKVHHMYGDGATLVRWFQSCYVSASNNSEFTPIWAVKRLRHKRNDSPSFYKRLVSVGSAIKTGFDLLVILIRIFLKLLRVNPHYMPVPFSGTKTVLTGQVEAGRVVTTTDIDFKRVKALARRTRASANEILLCAFDIGVHRLLQDHGQVFKKALFTNMPINLRKPGEKTTGNKIAIVPVQLAHGDQDPYLRLRQIIINHRIVKHAAMRARPASFSGYTIVIQSLALVFEWLKISNLVKPIANILVSNIPGPRDTRYLKDSKLLACYPISTMTPGGGVNITLMTYAGVANVGIVCCNKNISTLKPLAGYVQEAFEMLEACIDNPRLRITDIGEHEESVPVSIVSEH; encoded by the coding sequence ATGAGTAAAACACTAAGTTTTCTTGATAAGTCCTTTTGGATAACGGAATCCGATGACAACCCAAAACATGTTGGATGCCTTCAATTACTAGAGATGCCAGAAGGGGCGAAAAGCCCTGAATATGTACCTGCTATTTATAATGAAATTAAAGGGTTTGCCAAAGGAACGTCACCGTTTAATTGCGTTGTTAAAACCGTACTAGGCTATCCGGTTGGGCTTTCGCCAGTGAAACATTTGAACATGGATTATCATGTTCAATTGCATCATATTGACGATGTGAGTAACCGACAGAATCTAGATGATTTTGTAGCCCAGCTGCACGCCGCACGATTAGACCCTGATAAACCGCTGTGGCAATACCATTTCATCTTCGATACCAATAGCAATACTTATGCTATTTACGCCAAAGTACATCATATGTATGGCGATGGTGCGACCTTGGTAAGGTGGTTTCAGTCATGTTATGTGTCGGCTTCCAATAATTCAGAATTCACGCCAATTTGGGCGGTGAAGCGACTCAGGCATAAACGCAATGACTCACCGAGTTTCTATAAACGCTTAGTCAGTGTGGGAAGCGCCATAAAAACGGGCTTCGATTTACTGGTTATCTTGATTCGCATTTTTTTAAAACTGTTGAGAGTGAACCCCCATTATATGCCCGTGCCTTTTTCGGGCACAAAAACCGTGCTAACGGGGCAAGTTGAAGCGGGAAGGGTAGTCACTACCACAGATATCGATTTTAAACGAGTAAAAGCCTTGGCCCGACGCACCCGTGCATCAGCCAATGAAATACTCCTGTGCGCCTTTGATATCGGGGTTCATCGGTTACTACAAGATCATGGTCAGGTTTTCAAAAAAGCATTGTTTACCAATATGCCTATAAACCTTAGAAAGCCTGGAGAGAAAACCACAGGGAATAAAATTGCTATTGTGCCGGTACAGCTGGCCCATGGCGATCAAGACCCTTATCTTCGTTTACGCCAGATTATTATTAACCACAGAATTGTAAAACATGCTGCTATGCGAGCGCGACCAGCTTCTTTTAGCGGCTACACCATCGTGATCCAATCCTTAGCGTTGGTATTTGAATGGCTTAAAATTTCCAATCTGGTTAAACCAATCGCGAATATTTTGGTATCGAACATACCTGGTCCACGAGATACACGATATTTAAAAGACAGTAAACTACTTGCCTGCTATCCCATTTCCACCATGACACCAGGGGGCGGAGTAAACATCACTTTGATGACCTACGCAGGTGTGGCCAATGTAGGCATTGTTTGCTGCAATAAAAATATAAGTACATTGAAGCCGTTAGCAGGTTATGTGCAAGAAGCCTTCGAGATGTTAGAGGCTTGCATTGATAATCCTCGGCTGCGCATTACTGATATTGGGGAACATGAAGAGTCGGTGCCTGTGTCGATTGTAAGCGAAC
- a CDS encoding TetR/AcrR family transcriptional regulator yields the protein MKTSQRILLTALTLFNRHGENGVTSVDIAMELDISPGNLYYHFKGKESMVSALMRMHEKQMQRVLVPNALNSLTAEEVMYYLYLLVDSLHVFRFFYRSPADIVEKYPLIEKPRKNILSSLHKQLSQLLATLNNRNVLVASRSDLTLLVDLLSLIITQSCQFDETNSHMDETSQRYHALSLMMVSLLPRLVLSEAQQNSIVDALRSHALANVTEHVPQDMFNTKE from the coding sequence ATGAAAACATCGCAGCGGATTTTACTTACGGCGCTCACTCTGTTTAATCGCCATGGCGAGAACGGCGTTACCAGTGTGGACATTGCTATGGAGTTAGATATTAGCCCCGGCAATTTGTATTACCATTTCAAGGGCAAAGAAAGCATGGTGAGTGCGCTTATGCGTATGCATGAAAAGCAAATGCAGCGCGTATTGGTACCCAACGCTTTAAATTCACTTACCGCAGAAGAAGTAATGTATTACTTATATCTGTTGGTAGACAGCTTGCACGTATTTCGGTTTTTTTATCGAAGCCCCGCGGATATTGTTGAAAAATATCCGTTAATTGAAAAGCCCCGGAAGAATATTCTTTCAAGTTTACATAAGCAGCTTTCTCAATTATTGGCTACGTTAAATAATAGGAATGTGTTGGTCGCATCACGTTCAGATCTGACGTTGCTGGTTGATTTGCTTAGCCTCATCATTACCCAGTCTTGTCAATTTGATGAAACTAACAGCCATATGGATGAAACATCTCAGCGTTATCATGCGCTGTCACTCATGATGGTTAGCTTACTTCCACGATTAGTACTCAGTGAAGCTCAGCAAAACAGTATTGTGGATGCGTTGCGTTCACATGCATTAGCCAATGTCACTGAGCATGTGCCACAGGATATGTTTAATACAAAGGAATAG
- a CDS encoding DUF445 domain-containing protein — MEWNLETLSLLSIPLISALVGWLTNYLAVKMMFYPIEFVGVKPIFGWQGLIPAKRRQMAEIEVELVLGKLLSVEELAERINPSDLTKAIERRLGQVTRKVVNDVMSESAPQLWAALPVQGKNLVYQRIENDIPNVVHKMVDDFQHNVAEILDIKELVVEQLVNSPSLINEIFLTAGSKEFPFIVRSGFYFGFLFGLPTMILWYFFQNWWILPLGGLLVGYATNWIAIKIIFEPKRPFKFGPITIQGMFLKRQKEVSEVYAEIIEQKLITPKNITHVILHGSGSAQLLELIELHVNDAIERYVAITQPYFALGVGSENYHKMKALAVKQIFDNSDKYLLYAYDYANDALHVGQDLSERMQALSAEEFEGVLRPAYQQDEWKLIVTGALLGLLAGFAQLYLVFL, encoded by the coding sequence ATGGAATGGAATTTAGAAACACTGAGTCTGCTGTCAATTCCGCTAATAAGCGCGCTGGTTGGCTGGTTAACAAATTACCTCGCGGTAAAGATGATGTTCTACCCTATCGAGTTTGTTGGGGTAAAACCCATCTTTGGTTGGCAGGGGCTAATTCCGGCTAAACGCAGGCAAATGGCGGAAATTGAAGTTGAACTTGTTTTGGGTAAGTTGCTGAGTGTTGAAGAGCTCGCAGAGCGCATCAATCCTAGTGATCTCACCAAAGCAATTGAACGTCGACTGGGGCAAGTTACCCGCAAAGTGGTTAACGATGTTATGTCTGAGTCTGCCCCTCAATTGTGGGCTGCGCTTCCCGTGCAAGGAAAAAACCTTGTTTATCAGCGCATCGAAAACGATATTCCCAATGTCGTCCACAAGATGGTGGATGACTTTCAGCATAATGTGGCTGAAATTCTCGACATAAAAGAGCTCGTCGTTGAACAGCTAGTAAATTCACCTTCGTTAATCAACGAGATTTTTCTTACTGCAGGCAGTAAAGAATTTCCTTTTATCGTGCGTTCAGGCTTCTATTTTGGTTTTCTGTTCGGGTTACCCACCATGATTTTATGGTACTTCTTTCAAAACTGGTGGATTTTACCCCTCGGCGGACTTTTAGTGGGCTACGCAACAAATTGGATTGCGATAAAAATTATTTTTGAGCCTAAACGTCCCTTTAAGTTTGGCCCAATCACCATACAAGGTATGTTTCTAAAACGGCAAAAAGAAGTGTCTGAGGTGTACGCTGAAATTATTGAGCAAAAGCTGATCACGCCCAAAAACATTACCCACGTTATTTTGCATGGCTCTGGTTCAGCCCAACTTCTAGAGCTTATTGAGCTACACGTTAACGATGCTATTGAACGTTACGTTGCTATCACTCAGCCTTATTTCGCCCTAGGTGTGGGCTCTGAGAACTATCATAAAATGAAAGCGTTAGCGGTGAAACAGATATTCGATAACTCAGATAAATATCTGTTGTATGCCTATGATTACGCTAACGATGCTTTGCACGTAGGCCAAGATTTAAGTGAACGAATGCAAGCCTTAAGCGCTGAAGAATTTGAAGGGGTGTTGCGCCCTGCTTATCAGCAAGACGAGTGGAAGCTCATTGTCACAGGTGCCTTATTAGGCCTACTAGCTGGCTTCGCTCAATTGTATTTGGTGTTTCTATAA
- a CDS encoding DUF3336 domain-containing protein: MALFDLRLKKLDQDIAHASSYQAYQEACLAHDEISGAEAWKADDASDDYDYILIQKRVQRLKIARGNGDMHALMSIIHEGLHGNLGNIANPAIRRKCKMGTKYLIVQFIEEVKLALDQIYQANEDDVDFYEKLSFFEETAHAFGRSCLMLSGGAGLGFFHCGVVKSLNEKELLPSVVSGASAGSIIAALVGTRTHDELLDALSAENIYETFKKWRSWAGFGKNSLFDSTVLENALISLFDLTTFEEAYKKTRRHVTVTVSPADLHQHSRLLNAKTSPNAIITQAVRASCAVPVVFSPVQLRAKTPAGDIVPYIPNRRFADGSLMADLPFDRLARLYGVNHSIVSQTNPLAVPFIQSTRINPQSLWGLSSRHVGQLLKSNSIFAIDIIENMIDNKGAKLAIHKVKSIIDQQYVGNINILPKQQIRNLTQVIANPSLESINALIVSGEKSTWPQLDVIEKNTKISESLRYYLGKLKQREAVELGHSA, translated from the coding sequence ATGGCTTTATTTGACTTACGTTTAAAAAAATTAGACCAAGACATTGCCCATGCTTCAAGCTATCAAGCATACCAAGAAGCTTGCTTAGCGCATGATGAAATTTCCGGTGCAGAAGCATGGAAAGCCGATGATGCATCAGATGATTACGACTACATACTTATTCAAAAACGGGTACAGCGCTTAAAAATTGCCAGAGGCAATGGTGATATGCATGCGCTTATGTCAATTATTCATGAAGGCTTGCATGGGAATTTAGGCAATATTGCAAACCCTGCTATCCGCCGTAAATGCAAGATGGGCACTAAGTATCTCATCGTGCAATTCATTGAAGAGGTCAAGCTAGCACTTGATCAGATTTACCAAGCTAATGAAGACGACGTAGATTTTTACGAGAAGCTGTCATTTTTTGAAGAAACCGCCCATGCATTCGGACGCAGCTGCCTGATGTTGTCTGGCGGCGCTGGATTGGGCTTCTTTCATTGCGGTGTTGTAAAGTCGCTAAATGAGAAAGAGCTGTTGCCTTCTGTAGTATCAGGCGCAAGTGCCGGTTCCATTATTGCTGCCTTGGTAGGCACACGTACGCATGACGAATTGCTCGATGCATTAAGCGCTGAAAATATCTACGAAACCTTCAAAAAATGGCGAAGCTGGGCGGGCTTTGGTAAGAATAGTTTGTTTGATAGCACGGTGTTAGAGAATGCATTAATCAGCTTATTCGATTTAACCACCTTTGAAGAAGCCTATAAAAAAACCCGTCGGCATGTAACCGTAACCGTATCGCCTGCAGATTTACACCAACATTCTAGGTTACTAAACGCTAAAACATCGCCCAACGCTATTATCACCCAAGCGGTAAGAGCGTCATGTGCCGTACCGGTAGTATTTAGCCCCGTACAACTACGCGCTAAAACACCAGCGGGTGATATCGTCCCCTATATTCCTAACCGACGCTTCGCTGACGGCTCACTGATGGCTGATTTACCCTTTGATAGACTTGCTAGGTTATATGGCGTTAACCACAGTATTGTAAGCCAAACCAATCCACTCGCCGTGCCCTTCATTCAATCTACGCGTATTAACCCTCAATCACTGTGGGGGCTATCGAGCAGACACGTGGGGCAGCTATTAAAAAGTAACAGTATTTTTGCCATCGATATTATTGAAAATATGATTGACAATAAGGGCGCTAAACTTGCTATTCATAAAGTGAAGTCTATTATCGATCAGCAATATGTAGGCAATATAAATATTCTCCCCAAACAACAAATTCGTAATTTGACACAAGTTATTGCTAATCCAAGTCTTGAGAGTATCAATGCTCTCATTGTGAGTGGAGAAAAATCAACTTGGCCACAGCTCGATGTTATTGAAAAAAATACCAAAATTAGCGAAAGTTTGCGGTATTATCTTGGCAAATTGAAACAAAGAGAAGCGGTTGAATTAGGACACAGTGCCTAA
- a CDS encoding phasin-related domain-containing protein: MTTTDTIKGKINEAEDMARKIWLAGLGAYGKSVEEAQGRYEKLSEDANKMFDDLVTKGETLEDDARSKFKSTTNDVENRVADVRKKLGLDTDPADHRIEELSAKIDALTEAVAKLAANK, encoded by the coding sequence ATGACAACCACTGATACCATTAAAGGTAAAATTAACGAAGCAGAAGACATGGCTCGCAAAATTTGGCTAGCAGGGCTTGGCGCGTACGGAAAAAGCGTAGAAGAAGCACAAGGTCGTTACGAAAAGCTAAGTGAAGATGCGAACAAAATGTTTGATGACTTAGTAACCAAAGGTGAAACGCTAGAAGACGATGCGCGTAGTAAGTTTAAGTCGACCACCAATGATGTTGAAAACCGTGTGGCAGATGTACGTAAAAAACTGGGCTTAGATACCGACCCTGCTGATCATCGTATTGAAGAGCTTTCAGCAAAAATTGACGCGTTAACGGAAGCCGTAGCTAAGTTAGCGGCGAATAAATAG